The Chaetodon auriga isolate fChaAug3 chromosome 3, fChaAug3.hap1, whole genome shotgun sequence genome has a window encoding:
- the tbc1d7 gene encoding TBC1 domain family member 7 isoform X1 yields the protein MADDPQRNFRSAYYEKVGFRGVEEKKSLEILLKDSPLDLEKLSTFSQRFPLPSMYRIHVWKVLLGILPPHSDSHALVGGYRKEQYQDILEALEVMRYINSSTPSTHVYLRMFQLESQVLPRCSEISAPDEENEDFLSISRAMEEIVDDPVDCYWLIKCFVNQFHTKFGDSVPHLPKSLEHYLSQEEPRLLTHLKNSGALDQLPYNLWFRRCFAGCLPESSLQRVWDKVISGSCKILVFVALEILLSYKIILMGINRPEGLVKFLCNIPQENTDAIVTKAIDLWHKYCGTPVHAV from the exons ATGGCTGACGACCCTCAGAGAAACTTCCGCTCTGCATATTATGAGAAAGTGGGCttcagaggagtggaggagaagaagtcaCTGGAAATACTGCTGAAGGACAGTCCTCTGG ATCTAGAAAAGCTAAGCACCTTCAGTCAGAGGtttcccctcccctccatgTACAGGATTCATGTGTGGAAGGTACTGCTGG GCATCCTGCCTCCCCACAGTGACTCTCATGCTCTGGTTGGAGGCTACAGGAAGGAGCAGTACCAGGACATCCTGGAGGCTCTGGAGGTGATGAGATACATCAACTCTTCAACACCCTCCACCCATGTCTACCTGCGCATGTTCCAGCTGGAGAGCCAGGTGCTCCCACGGTGCTCCGAGATCTCTGCCCCA GATGAAGAGAACGAGGACTTCCTCTCCATCAGTCGAGCCATGGAGGAGATCGTAGACGATCCTGTCGACTGCTACTGGCTGATCAAGTGTTTTGTCAATCAGTTCCATACAAAGTTTGGGGACTCAGTACCCCACCTG CCAAAGAGCCTGGAGCATTATCTGAGTCAGGAGGAACCTCGACTGCTGACCCATCTGAAGAACAGCGGAGCCCTGGATCAGCTGCCCTACAACCTCTGGTTCAGACGCTGCTTtgctggctgcctgcctgaATCCAGCCTGCAGAG GGTGTGGGACAAGGTGATCAGTGGCTCCTGTAAGATCCTGGTGTTTGTGGCCCTGGAGATTCTGCTCAGCTACAAGATCATATTGATGGGCATCAACCGGCCTGAAGGCTTGGTGAAGTTTCTGTGCAAT ATACcgcaggaaaacacagacgcCATTGTGACTAAAGCCATTGACTTGTGGCACAAATATTGTGGCACTCCAGTGCACGCTGTGTAG
- the tbc1d7 gene encoding TBC1 domain family member 7 isoform X2, which yields MADDPQRNFRSAYYEKVGFRGVEEKKSLEILLKDSPLGILPPHSDSHALVGGYRKEQYQDILEALEVMRYINSSTPSTHVYLRMFQLESQVLPRCSEISAPDEENEDFLSISRAMEEIVDDPVDCYWLIKCFVNQFHTKFGDSVPHLPKSLEHYLSQEEPRLLTHLKNSGALDQLPYNLWFRRCFAGCLPESSLQRVWDKVISGSCKILVFVALEILLSYKIILMGINRPEGLVKFLCNIPQENTDAIVTKAIDLWHKYCGTPVHAV from the exons ATGGCTGACGACCCTCAGAGAAACTTCCGCTCTGCATATTATGAGAAAGTGGGCttcagaggagtggaggagaagaagtcaCTGGAAATACTGCTGAAGGACAGTCCTCTGG GCATCCTGCCTCCCCACAGTGACTCTCATGCTCTGGTTGGAGGCTACAGGAAGGAGCAGTACCAGGACATCCTGGAGGCTCTGGAGGTGATGAGATACATCAACTCTTCAACACCCTCCACCCATGTCTACCTGCGCATGTTCCAGCTGGAGAGCCAGGTGCTCCCACGGTGCTCCGAGATCTCTGCCCCA GATGAAGAGAACGAGGACTTCCTCTCCATCAGTCGAGCCATGGAGGAGATCGTAGACGATCCTGTCGACTGCTACTGGCTGATCAAGTGTTTTGTCAATCAGTTCCATACAAAGTTTGGGGACTCAGTACCCCACCTG CCAAAGAGCCTGGAGCATTATCTGAGTCAGGAGGAACCTCGACTGCTGACCCATCTGAAGAACAGCGGAGCCCTGGATCAGCTGCCCTACAACCTCTGGTTCAGACGCTGCTTtgctggctgcctgcctgaATCCAGCCTGCAGAG GGTGTGGGACAAGGTGATCAGTGGCTCCTGTAAGATCCTGGTGTTTGTGGCCCTGGAGATTCTGCTCAGCTACAAGATCATATTGATGGGCATCAACCGGCCTGAAGGCTTGGTGAAGTTTCTGTGCAAT ATACcgcaggaaaacacagacgcCATTGTGACTAAAGCCATTGACTTGTGGCACAAATATTGTGGCACTCCAGTGCACGCTGTGTAG